Proteins encoded in a region of the Pelobates fuscus isolate aPelFus1 chromosome 11, aPelFus1.pri, whole genome shotgun sequence genome:
- the LOC134577371 gene encoding chemerin-like receptor 1, which produces MENVTATILPSNTTTDETEDLPSITFNSVHTFSLIVYIVAFLLGTTGNGLVIWVAGFRMKKTVNVVWFLNLAIADFIFTLFLPLSITYLVLVFHWPFGTFMCKLNSAVAFLNMFASIFTLTVISIDRCISVVFPVWAQNHRTPRMAFIVAIIVWILAIFFSLTYFIFRDADGDEGQIRCFNNFHDTDYDLHLLRLKATVITRFIFGFFIPFTIIVSCYTIIVIRLHRNRMASSTKPFKIIIAVLLSFFICWFPYHVFSFLEVAYSESEAESLRSAVEIGGPITSSLAFFNSCINPFLYVFIGRDFKTTFRTSIQSIFEKAFSEDNGQTEIKTKSTSDSQLV; this is translated from the coding sequence ATGGAGAACGTTACAGCAACAATTCTTCCGAGCAACACCACCACTGACGAAACGGAGGATTTGCCTAGCATTACCTTTAACAGTGTTCATACATTTTCTTTGATTGTTTACATTGTGGCGTTTTTGCTGGGGACAACAGGCAATGGCTTGGTCATCTGGGTCGCTGGTTTCCGAATGAAGAAAACAGTCAATGTGGTGTGGTTCCTTAATTTAGCCATTGCTGATTTTATCTTTACTTTATTCTTGCCACTTAGTATTACATACCTTGTCCTTGTATTCCACTGGCCTTTTGGTACCTTCATGTGCAAGCTAAATAGCGCTGTGGCATTTCTCAATATGTTTGCAAGTATCTTCACACTCACTGTTATCAGCATTGACCGTTGTATCTCTGTGGTGTTCCCTGTATGGGCACAGAACCACAGGACACCCCGCATGGCTTTTATAGTGGCCATAATTGTTTGGATTCTTGCAATATTTTTTAGTTTAACATATTTTATCTTTCGAGATGCCGATGGTGACGAGGGACAGATCAGGTGTTTCAACAACTTTCATGACACGGATTATGATTTGCACCTTTTAAGGCTCAAAGCTACCGTGATTACTCGATTTATCTTTGGCTTCTTCATCCCTTTCACTATTATTGTTTCATGTTACACTATTATTGTAATTCGACTTCACAGAAATCGAATGGCATCATCAACCAAACCCTTCAAAATTATTATAGCTGTTCTGCTTTCCTTCTTTATCTGTTGGTTTCCATaccatgttttttcttttttggaagtGGCCTACAGTGAAAGTGAGGCTGAATCCCTGAGAAGCGCGGTAGAAATTGGGGGTCCAATTACGTCCAGCCTAGCCTTCTTCAACAGCTGTATCAACCCCTTCCTCTACGTCTTCATAGGTCGAGATTTCAAGACGACCTTCAGGACCTCAATCCAGTCTATTTTTGAAAAAGCGTTCAGTGAAGATAATGGTCAAACTGAAATCAAGACGAAAAGTACCTCTGATTCACAGTTAGTTTGA